In Vagococcus hydrophili, one DNA window encodes the following:
- a CDS encoding helix-turn-helix domain-containing protein → MPIRVNLDVMLAKRKMSVTELSEHVGITMANLSILKNEKAKAVKFSTLEKICEALDCQPGDILEYEKMSET, encoded by the coding sequence ATGCCGATTCGAGTGAATCTAGATGTAATGCTAGCTAAAAGAAAAATGTCTGTGACTGAGTTGTCTGAGCATGTGGGTATCACTATGGCGAATCTATCCATTCTAAAAAATGAAAAAGCCAAAGCAGTAAAATTTTCAACTTTAGAAAAAATATGTGAAGCCCTAGATTGTCAGCCAGGAGATATTTTAGAATATGAAAAAATGAGTGAGACTTAA
- the fni gene encoding type 2 isopentenyl-diphosphate Delta-isomerase, producing MTTHWNRKDQHIHLAEMQYQNTSTNGLDGVRFVHQSFSEIKTEDVQLNTQLGSLSLDYPFFINAMTGGSEKAHVINQNLATIAKETNLAMAVGSVSVALKEPETAESFKIVRKTNPNGLIISNLGAHHSADNAKKAVDLLEANALQIHVNTPQELVMPEGDRDFTNWLNNIEEIVKSISVPVIVKEVGFGMSKETIQQLLDIGVDIIDVSGRGGTNFIHIENERRDHKEFDYLLNWGQTTAESLLEAHFYRKQADFIASGGIKNPLHMLAAFGLGAKAVGISGEFLHMILTKGNQVSIEQIESWKEELTFLMTMIGAKTIVDIEKKPIILSTDLTNWCSQRYINFKHQ from the coding sequence ATGACAACTCATTGGAACCGAAAAGATCAGCACATTCATTTAGCTGAGATGCAGTACCAAAACACTTCAACAAATGGTTTAGACGGTGTTCGCTTTGTTCATCAATCTTTCTCAGAAATTAAAACCGAAGATGTTCAACTTAATACACAATTGGGTAGTCTTTCATTAGACTATCCTTTCTTCATAAATGCTATGACTGGTGGCAGTGAAAAAGCCCATGTCATTAATCAAAACTTAGCAACCATCGCTAAAGAAACCAACCTAGCTATGGCAGTAGGTTCAGTCAGTGTCGCTCTTAAAGAACCTGAAACCGCTGAAAGCTTTAAAATAGTGAGAAAAACAAATCCAAATGGGTTAATCATTTCGAATTTAGGGGCTCATCATTCAGCTGATAATGCGAAAAAAGCGGTGGATTTACTTGAGGCTAACGCTCTTCAAATCCATGTCAATACACCACAGGAACTGGTCATGCCTGAAGGTGATCGCGATTTTACCAATTGGCTTAATAATATTGAAGAAATTGTTAAATCAATTAGTGTGCCAGTCATTGTTAAAGAAGTTGGTTTTGGTATGTCGAAAGAAACAATCCAGCAATTACTGGATATTGGTGTTGATATCATTGATGTGAGCGGGCGTGGTGGCACTAATTTTATTCATATTGAAAATGAACGCCGAGATCATAAAGAATTTGACTACCTTCTGAACTGGGGACAAACAACCGCGGAATCTTTACTAGAAGCTCATTTCTACCGTAAGCAAGCCGATTTTATTGCTTCAGGTGGCATTAAAAACCCTCTTCATATGTTGGCCGCTTTTGGTCTAGGTGCTAAAGCCGTGGGTATTTCTGGTGAATTCTTGCATATGATTTTAACCAAAGGCAATCAAGTCTCCATTGAACAAATCGAAAGTTGGAAAGAAGAATTAACGTTCTTAATGACTATGATTGGTGCTAAAACAATCGTTGATATTGAAAAGAAACCGATTATCCTTTCCACTGATTTAACCAACTGGTGTAGTCAGAGATATATTAACTTTAAACATCAATAA
- a CDS encoding phosphomevalonate kinase, with translation MIKASAPGKLYIAGEYAVLEPGHPALIVALDQFITVTLKEADKQGSICSSYSNGISIPWTRKNGKFYIDERENPFSYITKSVTIVEQYLQESNYDLKYFDLTIESELDNKDGRKYGLGSSGAVTIATIKAILSLYKISYDSELLYKLAAITHLSLNSNGSFGDLAASSYGGWIAYSCFEREWVLEKLANGESINSLLEQEWPKLMIEPLKAPNDLRLLIGWTGSPASTTSLVDQLNDEQNEMNGFYKQFLTDSDQCVSAIISAFKARNITDIQKGIRTNRELLKSLAQKSGVDIETQALTDLCTIAESFNGAAKSSGAGGGDCGIVLFNQHDEILPMVNTWREQGIVNLPLQVYKEEKTDYTSIMWED, from the coding sequence TTGATAAAAGCAAGTGCTCCAGGAAAATTATACATTGCAGGAGAATATGCGGTCCTTGAACCAGGCCACCCTGCCCTAATTGTTGCCCTGGATCAATTTATTACCGTGACATTAAAAGAAGCTGACAAACAAGGTAGTATTTGTTCAAGCTACTCCAACGGTATTTCAATCCCTTGGACAAGAAAAAACGGTAAATTTTATATTGATGAAAGAGAAAATCCCTTCTCCTATATCACTAAATCTGTGACCATTGTGGAGCAGTACTTACAAGAATCAAATTATGATTTAAAATATTTTGATTTAACGATTGAAAGTGAATTAGATAATAAAGATGGTCGTAAATATGGCTTAGGTTCAAGTGGTGCGGTGACAATTGCTACCATTAAAGCGATATTATCACTTTATAAAATTAGCTATGATTCAGAATTACTTTATAAATTAGCCGCTATTACTCACCTTTCATTAAATAGTAATGGCTCTTTTGGTGACTTAGCTGCTAGCTCTTACGGTGGTTGGATTGCCTACTCTTGTTTTGAAAGAGAATGGGTCTTAGAAAAATTAGCTAATGGTGAGAGCATTAATAGCTTACTTGAGCAAGAATGGCCGAAACTGATGATTGAACCTTTAAAAGCGCCTAATGATTTGAGACTTTTAATTGGTTGGACAGGCTCTCCTGCTTCAACAACTTCCCTTGTGGATCAATTAAACGATGAGCAAAATGAGATGAATGGTTTTTATAAACAATTTTTAACTGATAGTGATCAATGTGTTTCAGCTATTATCAGTGCCTTTAAAGCGAGAAATATTACAGACATTCAAAAAGGCATTCGTACTAATCGCGAGCTTTTAAAATCCTTGGCTCAAAAAAGTGGGGTTGATATCGAGACTCAGGCTTTAACTGACCTTTGTACCATTGCGGAAAGTTTCAATGGTGCTGCCAAATCCTCTGGTGCTGGCGGTGGAGATTGTGGGATTGTTTTATTCAATCAACACGATGAAATCTTACCTATGGTTAACACATGGCGTGAACAAGGAATTGTTAATTTACCTCTTCAAGTTTATAAAGAAGAAAAAACTGATTATACTTCAATCATGTGGGAGGACTAA
- the mvaD gene encoding diphosphomevalonate decarboxylase: protein MKSTGRCRAHTNIALIKYWGKRNEELFLPMNSSLSLTLDAFYTDTEVVLDDDLDSDEFYLDNTKQGDKETQKITEFLNLFRNLANIETKACVKSYNHVPTAAGLASSASAFSALAGAMNQAVGLNLDLKTLSTFARQGSGSATRSVYGGFVEWSMGEDDKSSTSHAVPVDDAKWDIGMVVIAVNTGRKKLSSRVGMKQTIETSPFYSSWVETATSDLTKMKEAIKGHDFITLGEITESNGMKMHATMLGAFPPISYWEPDSVKAIQKVKEIRETGIPCYVTMDAGPNVKVLCQQSDMKKIEELLLEDFNREQIIPSTVGEGIKLLNASEWNY from the coding sequence ATGAAATCAACTGGACGATGCCGTGCACATACAAATATTGCTTTAATTAAATATTGGGGAAAGCGAAATGAGGAACTATTTTTACCAATGAATAGCAGTCTCTCCTTAACCCTAGATGCGTTTTATACTGACACAGAAGTTGTTTTAGATGATGATTTAGACTCTGATGAATTCTATTTAGACAATACTAAACAAGGCGACAAAGAAACTCAAAAGATTACAGAATTCTTAAATTTGTTTAGGAATTTAGCCAATATCGAGACAAAAGCTTGTGTAAAGAGTTATAATCATGTTCCGACTGCCGCAGGATTAGCTTCTTCTGCTTCTGCTTTTTCAGCTTTAGCTGGTGCGATGAATCAAGCAGTTGGTCTTAATTTAGATTTAAAGACGTTATCAACTTTTGCTAGACAAGGAAGTGGCAGTGCTACTAGAAGTGTCTACGGAGGTTTTGTAGAGTGGTCTATGGGTGAAGATGATAAATCATCAACAAGTCATGCCGTCCCTGTTGACGACGCTAAATGGGACATAGGCATGGTTGTGATTGCGGTTAATACAGGACGCAAGAAATTATCGAGTCGTGTTGGCATGAAACAAACCATCGAGACCTCTCCTTTTTACTCTTCTTGGGTAGAAACGGCTACGTCTGACCTTACAAAAATGAAAGAAGCAATCAAGGGTCATGATTTTATCACGTTAGGTGAGATCACTGAATCAAATGGCATGAAAATGCACGCTACCATGTTAGGTGCTTTCCCGCCAATTTCATACTGGGAGCCAGACAGTGTTAAGGCGATTCAAAAAGTCAAAGAAATTCGTGAGACAGGCATTCCTTGCTATGTTACAATGGACGCTGGTCCGAATGTTAAGGTATTATGTCAACAATCAGACATGAAAAAAATTGAAGAACTTCTACTAGAAGATTTTAATAGAGAACAAATTATCCCTTCAACTGTTGGGGAAGGCATTAAATTATTAAATGCATCAGAATGGAATTATTAA
- the mvk gene encoding mevalonate kinase: MKKEKQGIGEANAKIILLGEHSVVYNQPSIAIPFPAAKTTATIKETVDQTIIHCEFYHGLLDEMPELLESLKETIRVTLKQLGKENYPLEITIESQIPAERGMGSSAAVSVATTRALFDFFDTNLTQENLLAIVDISEKIAHGNPSGLDALMTSSSMPFYYIKGQPFEAINLNLDAYLVVGDTGKTGQTKEAVASISKKLTGSDSAETKKSIDQLGELAKKGRFFLENNEPTKLGLIMTHVHQLLTKLGVSSPELNQLVETAQKSGAIGAKLTGGGRGGCMIALAHDRIDAEKISQDLVASGAKKTWVYDMRRGI; encoded by the coding sequence ATGAAAAAAGAAAAACAAGGTATTGGGGAAGCTAATGCCAAAATTATTCTTTTAGGAGAGCATTCTGTTGTCTACAATCAACCGTCTATCGCAATTCCTTTTCCTGCTGCAAAAACGACTGCAACGATTAAAGAAACAGTTGATCAAACGATTATTCACTGCGAATTTTATCACGGTTTATTAGATGAAATGCCAGAGTTACTTGAAAGTTTAAAAGAAACCATTCGTGTCACACTAAAACAGCTTGGGAAAGAAAATTACCCACTAGAAATTACGATTGAAAGTCAAATACCAGCTGAACGCGGCATGGGATCAAGTGCGGCTGTTTCAGTTGCGACAACTCGCGCTTTATTCGATTTCTTTGACACAAACCTTACTCAAGAAAATTTATTGGCTATTGTCGATATATCGGAAAAAATCGCTCATGGTAATCCTAGTGGGTTAGACGCACTTATGACAAGTAGTTCAATGCCTTTTTACTATATTAAGGGACAACCATTTGAAGCAATCAACTTAAATCTAGACGCCTATCTTGTAGTAGGCGATACAGGTAAAACAGGCCAAACAAAAGAAGCTGTTGCTAGTATTTCAAAAAAACTAACTGGCTCTGATTCAGCTGAAACAAAAAAATCTATTGATCAATTAGGGGAATTAGCTAAAAAAGGACGTTTCTTCTTAGAAAATAACGAACCTACTAAACTTGGATTAATCATGACACATGTTCATCAACTTTTAACAAAACTTGGTGTTTCTAGTCCTGAATTAAATCAATTAGTTGAAACAGCTCAAAAATCTGGTGCAATTGGAGCGAAATTAACTGGTGGCGGTCGCGGAGGTTGTATGATTGCCTTGGCCCATGATAGAATAGATGCTGAGAAAATCAGCCAAGATTTAGTTGCAAGTGGCGCTAAAAAAACTTGGGTTTATGATATGAGAAGAGGAATTTAA
- a CDS encoding tripartite tricarboxylate transporter permease, with protein MTINLLIQMLIASSLAVILYSFIGLIPGTDETSVLMPVTLALILGGIHPLVVLAFFIAACVSLNLMNAIPTLIAGLPGGVLSAPMIEHSLIIKKHGRTSAVIKKIARASIIGVLVSLSLSILIANLIAPFASTITSYASWLFIGGAIFLSLLSSAKILSMISIVPLAMLFQSIRHLYWETGAVPLDKNITTSFFLGITVAPLMLSLLSLLQKKELDKVTTTTKKEITLPTIKKSKQPLSKKERLSAGFSTAIANFLFVLSPVGLILLIGETVGKKEKDELKRAELTVTTMNALAQGTYISGLLISIVAIGIPLAPTAIGPGAAFFESPPVFKIGATITQAYSQSELITAFVVGSLVALVLVYFIATKLSEKLTAFVLTKIPHESLLALFIGLVFLLAYIDAGLINIFGVLLIGVICGTLNRLGVSYGVQFMSLYAAPFIIQIISNQ; from the coding sequence ATGACAATTAATTTACTTATTCAAATGTTGATTGCAAGTTCTCTTGCTGTCATCCTTTATTCTTTTATCGGCTTGATTCCTGGAACAGATGAAACCAGCGTTTTAATGCCTGTGACTTTAGCTTTAATTTTAGGAGGCATTCATCCACTTGTAGTTCTTGCCTTTTTTATCGCAGCTTGCGTTTCTCTTAATTTAATGAATGCTATTCCTACATTGATTGCAGGTCTTCCTGGTGGGGTCTTATCTGCACCAATGATTGAGCACTCGTTAATTATCAAAAAACACGGTCGCACCAGTGCCGTCATTAAAAAAATCGCTCGTGCTAGTATTATCGGCGTTCTAGTTTCTTTATCTCTTAGCATTTTGATTGCTAACTTGATAGCACCTTTTGCCTCAACGATTACGTCATATGCTAGTTGGTTATTTATTGGTGGTGCTATTTTTCTATCTTTGTTAAGTTCTGCTAAAATTTTATCAATGATTAGTATTGTTCCGTTAGCTATGCTTTTTCAAAGTATTCGTCATCTTTACTGGGAAACAGGTGCTGTTCCACTAGATAAAAATATTACCACGTCATTTTTTCTAGGAATTACCGTTGCCCCTCTGATGCTTTCTTTATTATCTTTATTACAAAAGAAAGAACTGGATAAAGTGACCACAACTACTAAAAAAGAAATCACTTTACCTACTATTAAAAAAAGCAAACAACCACTCTCTAAAAAAGAACGTCTTTCAGCTGGTTTCTCCACTGCCATTGCTAATTTCCTCTTTGTCTTAAGTCCTGTCGGGTTAATTTTACTTATTGGCGAAACAGTTGGTAAAAAAGAAAAAGATGAACTAAAACGAGCGGAGTTAACGGTGACTACCATGAATGCTTTGGCTCAAGGAACCTATATTTCAGGTCTGTTAATTTCAATCGTTGCCATTGGAATTCCTCTTGCACCAACTGCGATTGGACCAGGAGCTGCTTTTTTTGAGTCTCCTCCTGTTTTTAAAATTGGTGCAACGATTACTCAAGCGTATTCACAGTCTGAATTAATTACAGCTTTTGTTGTGGGCAGTTTGGTTGCTCTCGTACTGGTTTACTTTATTGCGACAAAACTTTCTGAAAAATTAACCGCCTTTGTTTTAACCAAAATTCCTCATGAAAGTTTACTGGCGTTGTTTATTGGGCTTGTTTTTCTGCTCGCTTATATTGATGCCGGCTTAATAAATATATTTGGGGTTTTATTAATAGGTGTTATTTGTGGTACACTAAACCGGTTGGGTGTGAGCTACGGTGTTCAATTCATGTCACTTTACGCTGCACCATTTATCATTCAAATAATAAGTAATCAATAA
- a CDS encoding branched-chain amino acid aminotransferase, which produces MVDINWEELGFSYIKTPLRYLSYWKDGAWDEGVMTEDNQLHISEGSPAIHYGQQCFEGLKAYRCKDGSINLFRVEENAKRINRSGRRLIMPELPEEKFIEAVKKVVAANYDYVPPYGTGGTLYLRPIIIGVGDSIGVAPANEYIFTVFCMPVGPYFKGGMKPTNFIVSDYDRAAPAGTGAAKVGGNYAASLLPGTEAKERSFSDCIYLDPATHTKIEEVGAANFFGITKDNRFITPTSPSILPSITKYSLLYLAKERLGMEAIEGDCYLNELDQFSEAGACGTVAVISPIGGIQIGEEFHKFYSEDEVGPVTKRLYDELVGIQFGDVEAPEGWITKVEY; this is translated from the coding sequence ATGGTAGATATAAATTGGGAAGAGTTAGGTTTTTCTTACATTAAAACACCCTTAAGATATCTTTCGTATTGGAAAGATGGTGCGTGGGATGAAGGGGTTATGACTGAGGACAATCAGTTACACATTAGTGAAGGCTCACCGGCAATTCATTACGGGCAACAATGTTTTGAAGGTCTAAAAGCATATCGCTGTAAAGATGGATCAATTAACTTATTTAGAGTAGAGGAAAATGCCAAGCGTATTAATCGAAGTGGCAGACGTTTAATTATGCCAGAGCTCCCTGAAGAAAAATTTATTGAAGCTGTCAAAAAAGTGGTGGCAGCTAATTATGACTATGTTCCTCCTTATGGAACTGGTGGAACCCTTTATTTAAGACCGATTATTATTGGTGTGGGAGACTCGATTGGTGTGGCACCTGCTAATGAATATATCTTCACTGTCTTTTGTATGCCAGTAGGGCCTTATTTCAAAGGTGGCATGAAGCCAACTAATTTTATTGTTTCAGATTACGATAGAGCAGCACCAGCCGGAACAGGAGCGGCTAAAGTCGGCGGAAATTACGCGGCAAGTTTACTGCCTGGAACAGAAGCTAAAGAACGATCATTTTCAGATTGTATTTATTTGGATCCTGCAACACACACTAAAATTGAAGAAGTAGGTGCAGCGAACTTTTTTGGAATCACGAAAGACAATCGTTTTATCACACCAACGTCACCTTCAATCTTACCAAGTATTACAAAATATTCATTGCTCTATTTAGCCAAAGAACGTCTAGGAATGGAAGCTATCGAAGGCGATTGCTACTTGAACGAATTAGATCAGTTTAGTGAAGCTGGCGCCTGTGGAACGGTAGCCGTTATTTCACCAATTGGAGGCATTCAAATTGGTGAAGAGTTCCATAAATTTTATTCAGAGGATGAAGTAGGTCCTGTGACCAAACGCTTGTATGATGAGTTAGTAGGAATTCAATTTGGAGATGTAGAAGCACCAGAAGGATGGATTACCAAAGTAGAGTATTAA
- a CDS encoding peptidylprolyl isomerase yields MKRNKLIISSAALLLSVALLGACGNGSTKETKPKSGDTAQSSTEKKEKVDINKLELPQLNKEVAENEALVEMVTSEGNIKIKLFPEQAPKAVENFMTHAKDGYYNGVKFHRIMDEFMIQSGDPKGDGTGGESIWKEEFAPEISNQLYHLDGALAMARTNAPVTEKTQGSQFYIVHNTEDKSDGLLSEDYPDKIIEAYKKGGTPMLDFNYSVFGQVIEGMDTVDKIAKTEVKAGPSGEASTPTKDVKIEKINILKEAKK; encoded by the coding sequence ATGAAAAGAAATAAATTAATCATCAGCTCTGCTGCTCTTCTATTATCTGTTGCTTTACTAGGAGCATGTGGGAATGGTAGCACCAAAGAAACTAAACCTAAATCAGGTGATACAGCTCAATCTTCAACTGAAAAGAAAGAAAAAGTTGATATCAATAAACTTGAGTTACCACAATTAAATAAAGAAGTGGCAGAAAATGAAGCTTTAGTTGAGATGGTGACAAGTGAAGGGAATATTAAAATCAAACTATTTCCAGAACAAGCACCAAAAGCCGTTGAAAATTTTATGACTCACGCAAAAGATGGTTATTATAACGGTGTTAAATTCCACCGTATTATGGATGAGTTTATGATTCAAAGTGGTGATCCTAAAGGTGATGGAACTGGTGGGGAAAGTATTTGGAAGGAAGAATTCGCTCCTGAAATTTCAAACCAATTGTATCATTTAGATGGCGCCCTAGCTATGGCTAGAACAAATGCTCCTGTAACTGAAAAAACTCAAGGTAGCCAATTCTATATTGTTCACAATACAGAAGATAAATCTGATGGATTACTTTCAGAAGATTACCCAGATAAAATTATTGAAGCCTATAAAAAAGGTGGTACACCTATGTTAGACTTTAATTATTCCGTCTTTGGTCAAGTAATCGAAGGTATGGATACTGTTGATAAAATCGCTAAAACAGAAGTTAAAGCTGGACCAAGTGGCGAAGCATCAACTCCAACAAAAGACGTTAAAATCGAAAAAATCAATATTTTAAAAGAAGCTAAAAAATAA